One Pantoea trifolii DNA segment encodes these proteins:
- a CDS encoding AAA family ATPase, with protein MKLTVDNFGIIKKAEVEIGGLTVITGENDTGKSTVGKILFSLVKAFARYREDLEESKDVTILSYLEEIYFALRRVVNITHEIDVRDFFQPRRLQNQLRLEYRMAKDEALFVLENARSRGIEIPNEIFSLVENNFTKIEYVLNEPEDKKGAINRAIKKAFYSEFKSEILQKGGDVQNAATISIKDGASDIIDISLNRDGSIRYQANEDLGFSDATYVDSPAIIQFNNMVRTSKTLFDDTSSNRLSVPLHLKDLSSKLSDSMYGFFEFEMFLDDSEMAVLSKRINGLLDGSVDYDLDKKDFVFNRDGISISSTNIASGIKAIGMLDLLIKGGNTKKNSLLLLDEPEVNLHPKWQVVYCEIVTTLVSCGVDLIITTHSPYIVHALKEFSVQKGIKHQFYLAHKKDDLKFSQFSNISENISYAIDLLAAPMHELNKKSVDDVFSKSNFDDME; from the coding sequence ATGAAATTAACAGTCGATAACTTTGGTATTATTAAAAAAGCCGAGGTTGAAATAGGTGGCCTGACTGTAATAACTGGTGAAAACGATACTGGTAAAAGTACAGTTGGGAAGATTTTATTTTCATTAGTAAAAGCATTTGCTAGATATAGAGAAGATTTAGAAGAGAGTAAAGATGTCACCATACTTTCTTATCTGGAGGAAATTTACTTTGCGTTGAGGCGTGTTGTAAATATTACTCACGAGATAGATGTTAGAGATTTTTTCCAGCCAAGAAGATTGCAAAATCAACTGCGACTCGAATATAGAATGGCTAAGGACGAGGCTCTCTTCGTACTTGAAAATGCACGTTCAAGAGGTATTGAAATACCCAATGAAATTTTTTCGTTGGTTGAGAATAATTTCACAAAAATTGAATATGTACTGAACGAGCCGGAAGATAAAAAAGGTGCTATTAATCGCGCGATTAAGAAAGCATTCTATTCCGAGTTCAAAAGCGAAATATTACAGAAAGGTGGTGATGTTCAAAACGCTGCAACCATATCCATTAAAGATGGTGCAAGTGATATTATTGATATCAGTTTGAATAGGGATGGTTCTATTCGGTATCAGGCTAATGAAGACTTAGGTTTCAGTGACGCCACCTATGTAGACTCTCCTGCTATTATCCAATTTAATAACATGGTTAGGACATCTAAAACTCTTTTCGACGATACATCATCTAATCGATTATCCGTCCCCTTACATTTAAAAGACTTGTCTTCAAAATTAAGTGACTCAATGTACGGATTTTTTGAGTTCGAAATGTTTCTTGATGACTCTGAAATGGCAGTTCTCTCCAAAAGAATTAATGGTTTGTTGGATGGTAGTGTAGATTACGATCTTGATAAAAAAGATTTTGTATTTAATCGAGATGGAATTTCTATATCCTCAACAAACATTGCTTCAGGAATTAAAGCTATTGGTATGCTCGACTTACTGATCAAGGGGGGTAATACTAAGAAAAACAGTCTGTTACTTCTAGATGAGCCAGAGGTGAATTTACATCCTAAATGGCAGGTTGTTTATTGCGAAATTGTAACGACATTAGTTAGTTGCGGTGTAGACCTGATAATTACCACTCACAGCCCATATATTGTACATGCGTTGAAAGAGTTTAGTGTCCAAAAAGGAATCAAACATCAATTTTATTTGGCTCATAAAAAAGACGATTTGAAATTTTCTCAGTTTTCGAACATTTCAGAAAATATTTCATACGCAATAGACTTATTGGCAGCACCTATGCATGAACTGAATAAAAAATCAGTAGACGATGTTTTTTCTAAATCTAATTTTGATGACATGGAGTGA